The sequence CCACAGCACGACGGTGACGGGGCCGTACGGGACGGCCATCGAACTGGCGTAGCCGACGCCGACGACGAGCGGGACCCACCAGTGCGCGAACCCGGCCCGCCAGACACCGATCACCAGGATCGGCAGGCCGAAGATGGCCAGGAACACCCACGGCATCTGGAAGCCGAAGACGACACCGGGGAGGTTCAGCATCTCGTCGAGGATGAGCTGGGCCTTCTCGGGGCTGTTGTGCCGGCCGAGCCACCACTCCACCGGGTCGACGAGGAGCAGACCCGACAGGTTGATGTAGCCGAGGATGGTCAGCGGGCCCACGATGTGGCCGAAGACCACGGAACGGCGGCGCATCACGTGCAGCAGGCCGAGGGCGGCCAGGGCCATCAGCAGGTAGGCCCAGTGGTACATGGCCGACTCGACCTGGGCGAGGGTGGGGTTGACGCCGTAGCTGACCGCCTCGCGGTCGTCGCCCCAGGTGCCCGGGTCGAGGACGACGGCCACGGCCTGGAGCAGCGGGGCGACGATCAGCAGCGTGCCTGCGGCCACGCGCCGGAAGTCGGCGGAGTCTTTGAACATGGGGGTTCCTTGCCTATGCGGGACTGTCGCAAGGAAAGTAGGTCGCCGTCCCCCGGCCGGTCGTCCGTCGCCGGGCGGATCCGCTGTCCCTCTCACGGGTAAGACCGTCTCACCCCGGAGGCAGGCGCCGGCCGGGCCGGGTCAGGGCGCCACGGCGACCTGGGTCCGGTGGTGCTTCGGGTTCTCGATCTCGTCGACCAGCGCGACCGCGAGGTCGGCGTAAGAAAGCAGGCCCGCCTCCTCGCCGCCGGGCAGCACCTGCTCGCCGCCGGCCCGGTAGCGGCCGGTCCGTGCGGCCTCGTCGTCGAGCAGCGTCGGCGGCGGCGTGACCATCAGCCAGTCGATCCCGGTGTCCGCCGCGCGCAGGACGTCGAGCTCCGCCGCGTGCCCGAGGGAGAAGTCCCTGGCCTCGGCCGGGAAGCCGGGCGCGTCCATGACCCGCACCCCGGGCGCGGTCTCCAGGAGGGTGCCGATGCCGACGACCACCAGCCGGCCGACGCCCGCCTGTGCCAGGCCGTCCAGCAGGGCGTGCGCCGCACCCACGTAGAACTCCTCCGCCGGCACGTCGAGCCGGGCGGCGGCGCTGATCGCCGCGTCGTGCCCGGCAGCGACCGCCGCCACGCTGTCCGCCCGGGTGACGTCGCCGGCCACCAGC comes from Streptosporangium roseum DSM 43021 and encodes:
- a CDS encoding NAD(P)-dependent oxidoreductase; the protein is MSKIVVFGAGGRAGRRTVAEAVARGHQVTAVVRDPARYEGPAGDEVTLVAGDVTRADSVAAVAAGHDAAISAAARLDVPAEEFYVGAAHALLDGLAQAGVGRLVVVGIGTLLETAPGVRVMDAPGFPAEARDFSLGHAAELDVLRAADTGIDWLMVTPPPTLLDDEAARTGRYRAGGEQVLPGGEEAGLLSYADLAVALVDEIENPKHHRTQVAVAP